CGGATATTGTGTCGACACGACGGCAATAGGTAGATCGATCTCAGGATAAAGGTCGATCGTCAGGTTTCGTAGTGAAACGAAGCCAAGAGCGACGATCGCAAGGACGATCATAAAGACGCCGACGGGTCGTTTAACGGAGGATTCGACGAGTTTCACTAGTCTACCTCCTTCATGATGCGGATCTTGTTGTCATCGGACAGAGTGAGCTGCCCTTTCGTTACGACTTGATCTCCTTCCGTCACGTCGCCTGTAATCGCCGTAAGGTCAGACTGAGCCCGAACGACTTCTACAGCTGTTTTCACCGCACGTTCCTCTTCAATGATGTACACGTACGTTTCTTCATTTTCTTCTACTACTGCAGAAGTTGGGACCAAAATTTTATCGGCGACGGTCATTTCAGGTAGCTGAAGTGTGGCCATCATGCCTGGTTTGATCTTGGCATCTGCATTTGTGACGGTTGCCTCAACCGGGTACAAGCCACTGTCGTTTGTAATGGATGAGATGTAGGTCACCTTCGAGGTTACGTCTTCATCTAGTGAACTCATGAAAGCCGGAATCTCTTGATCTTTTTTAAATAGAGAAAGTTCATCGGCTGTTACGGAAACTTGTAAGGTGATCGGGTTCAGCGCTACAATCGTCGCAAATGGTTGCTGACCGGACACCATATCCCCTACTTCGCCGTTCACGGACGTGACTTCGCCTGATATGGTCGCTACAATGGCCGCGTTACTTAGCTGACCTCTGGTTGAGTCGAGTTGCGCCTGAGCCTGATCCACCTGGAGCTGAGCCTGTTCGACGCTAATCTGTGCACTATCATACTGCGCTTCTGCCTGGTCGACGGCACGCTCTGCTTGGCTTACGGCTTGTTTGGCGTTTTCTTTTGCAGGGCCCATGAGCTTGTCTTCCTGCTCCTTAGCGTCATTTAATTGTTCACGCGCGTCACGAAGCGATTCTTCAGCGGCGTCACGCTGACTTCTTGCCGCTTCGAGCTGCTTTTGGGCAGACTGGACGGAAATCTTCTGGACCTCAATCTGGTCATTTACATTGGAAGCACTGACTCGGCCAATGACGTCACCTTTTTGAACGGTATCTCCTTTCGATACGTTCACCTCCACCAGTTCGCCTGTTGATTTCGGCAGGATCGGTGCATTCTTGCTCGGCATGGCCCGTCCAAACACTTCACGCTCAACGACGAGGTCGCCTTTACTTACTTGCGCCACTTCTACGGGCGTCACTTGTTCCACTTCTGACTGTGTGCCTTCTGTTGAATCATCAGAGCATGCTCCTAACACTAGGGATAGGGTCAGCATGGCTCCGGCTAATACCTTCTTGTTCATTCTTCTCGTACTCCCCTCAGTTGTCTCTTACAATAAGGAAATGTTCATACGGTCTGCAATGTCCTGGCAGTCTTGTTCCATTTCCGGCAGATCTTTAAAGTGAGCAAGCATTCCCTGAATCATTACCGTTTCAGGCTTCTCCTTCTTCACTTCATTCTCTATAATCTCTAAAGCATGCGTCAGTTCTTCGATGCGATTCTTATGTAGGGAAAGGGTCTTTATTTTCTCTTTCATCGACTCTAGCTGCCCCAGAATACTCTCATCTTCCTCAGGCAGATCAAGCCCCATGGAGATCGACTCCACCTGTTCTTTCGTGATAAGCGGATCATCTGATTCTTTCATTAGTCCAGTTATCGCATCATCCAATCGTCTAACGATAAAATCGGCTAAACGTTTGGCATCAAGAGGCAACTGATCAATGACGAGCCACTTAAAATAGCTCTCCATCATTCCTTCTAATAGAATGCTTGCGTCAACGATCTTAGGCGTAAGCGCTTCCCCGTAAATATTGAGGAGGTTCTCATTACTCCACCTGAAGTTTTGCTTGCGCATCTCCATCATAAAGCTATTGGCTTCTGATTTAATATCGACGTTATCGCGCATATGCATAATGATAAATTCTTTATTATTTTGAAAAGCTTCTATATAGACTTGAATCTGGCGGGCTAATGACTCCTTCGGCGGCAGCGCTTGTTTCCGAACTTCCTCTACTCGCTCGACAAGGTCATTGTAGTAGTATTGGTGAATGTTTAACGTCAGGTCTTCTTTTGAAGAGAAATGCAGGTAAAAAGCGCCCTTCGAGACCCCACTTTGGTCGGCAATTTCTTGTATGGATGTGGAATGGAACCCTTTCGTTGCAAATAGCTTCATCCCGGTTTCAATGATGCGTTGTTTCTTCTCATTCATAAAGTCTTCATCCTCTCTCCCTCTAGCATATCATCCCACAGCTGGGTAAGATAGAGGACTGGGCATGACTGGTCAGTCAAGCCATGGATACTATACTATATTGGGTGTCCCTTTACAATAGCTTCCACCTCTTAAATGTGTATAGAGCGTGTCTTTTTTAGTATGGACGAGGTTGGGTGGTTTCATAAACTTATGCGGAGAGAATGTTTCCATTAACGTTATTATGAGCTTAAGGTGAACCGGGAAATCACTCCCTTTCCGCGGCGAGCTGGGGAGCCTCCTCAATCGCTACGCGCTTTCCGGGGTCTCCCCTAAGCTCCCAATGCCGCAGGAGTCTCGCGATTTCCCGGTTCACCTTTACCATAATTGGAGTAATGGAAACATGCTATAGGCCCCTGGAAGATGTATAAAACACACCCAGCTTATGTTGGGGGCCGTTCGCAAAACCCATAGCATGCCCTGTCAAAAGTGGTGAACGGACCTCACCTAATCACCTCTAATCCTCTCCTCACATATAGCGCGGGTTTCCGTTCCACCCAATTCGGCGAAGGTGGCCCTGGAAATTGCGAGACTCCTGCGGGAGAAAGAGGTCGACGAGACCCCGGAGGGCACGAACTTTGCCCGAGGAGGCTCGACAGCTCGCCCGCGGAAAGCGAGTGATTTCCAGGGCCACCTTACTCCCCAATAAAGCAAACGGAAACATTTTCTATTTGTGAGCAAAAAGAAGAGCCTGCTTGGGAGCAGACTCTTCTTACATTCAGGATTTCATGTATAAGGAGCGTGAGAAGGTTGCAATGGCCAGTCCTGTTAGCTGCATTTGCCGCTTAATGGAGTAACCTGAAGTTGTGATATCTATGATGGATTCATCAGAGAACATCACCTTACTGCCCTGGTCTCCTTTATTCTCTTCATATTCCTTTACGTGGTAAAATGAGATCCATCCACAATACATATTGCGCGGGGACATTGTGGGAAACATAAATGTCCCCTCACTCGGATTTACGGGTACCGGGAGCTTGCTTTTTGTCTGTAATATCTTCTCCATCGCCATCTGTCTTCCAATAAGAGTCGATCCTCCCATCAAACACGACTCGGTTATGATCTGTTTAGGTGTTTTTCTACAATAGATCACACGGTTTGGTTCGAGGATTTTGGATACATTGGTGGGATGGAGATTTGAGAAGACTGCCATTGTATCTGGATTAATTATATAAGCCTCTCTCACTTCTTCCCCCATCGCTTGCCTCCTTATAGAATATATTTACATTTATGTGATTCTATTATACCGGAATAACACTTGAATTTTGAGAATTATTTGTATATTTCTTCAAATTTTTATTTGAAGTAGTATTTTAGAACTATTTTCCGCTCGAAATTGCTATATATCTGATATACTGGGGGTCACCATATATTGGGAGGTCATGCTGACATGGGGGAGATGCATCCTGCCACTGGTACATACGACGTGAAGCGTCAGGCAAATCTGTCCTTAATGGACAAGGCGTTAACGCGTATGCAGACAAAAGGTAACGAGGACGTGAAGATGATCGAGGATTCGTTAAAAGAACCCGAGCATCCAACTCTCGGAGCCGTCATTGATACGAAGGCTTGAGTGTATTCTCAAGGCGAAGCAAAAACCCACTACCTTTATGGTAGTGGGTTTTTCCATTAATCGTTCATATCGTCATCTGTATTGTTTGTGTTTCCTTCTTTATCGCCTTGTTGCATGTTATCATCTTCATTCATTTTTTCTTCTTCTTTGTCCATGTTCTCTTCTTCTTTTTGATTCTCTTCTTGTTTCATGTCCTCATCGTTTTCCATTTCATCTTTCTTATCTTCTTCCATCTGTTGCTCATCTTGCTTCTGTTCTTCTTGTTGCTGCTCGTTTTCTTCAGGCGTTTCTTCCTCAGTATCACCACAAGCCGCCATTAGAGATAGTGCAAGCGCTGAAGCACCTAATTTAAATAACCAACTTTTCTTCATGTTCATTCCTCCTAAGTATAGTGGAATCCCCTGATTCTTCAGGAGTTCCGTTGTACTAGTTGTTAGAATGAGCTTTTATTGGAAAAGTATGCATGGTTTTTTACACTTTTTGGGTTTTGTTTTTTTGAGGTGGGAGGATGTATTTGGGCGGGGTTCGGACACTCTGGAGCTGGTCTGGATGCTTTTGACTGGCGTCCGGGCACTTCGGGCGAGCGTCTCGTCACTTTCTCGCTCGTTCGGACACTTTCGCGCGGCGTCCGGGCACTTCGGGCGAGCGTCTCGTCACTTTCTCGCTCGTTCGGACACTTTTGCGCGGCGTCCGGGCACTTCGGGCGGGCGTCTTGTCACTTTCGCGCTCGTTCGGACGCTTTTGAGCGGCGTCAGGGCACTTCGGGCGGGCGTCTCGTCACTTTCGCGCTCGTTCGGACGCTTTTGAGCGGCGTCCGGGCACTTCGGGCAGGCGTCTCGTCACTTTCGCGCTCGTTCGGATGCTTTTGAGTGGCGTCCGGGCACTTCGCCAGGACCTCCCGTCACTTTCCTCCCTCGTTCGGACGCTTTTGAGCGGCGTCCGGGCACTTCGGGCGGGCGTCTCGTCACTTTCGCGCTCGTTCGGATGCTTTTGCGCGGCGTCCGGGCACTTCGCCAGGACCTCCCGTCACTCTCCTCCCTCGTTCCGACGCTTTTGAGCGACGTTCGGGCACTTCCCACGTGCCTCCAAACAAAAAACGCTCCAAAGCTACATAATAGCACTGGAGCGTTACACGTAATGATTAATCTTCTTTATCGCCTAGGGCGAACATGATTTCAGCTTCACAGACGGTTTCGCCTTCAGCTGTTTTGGCTGTGGCTTTTCCTTTTCCGATGCTGGCTTTAGCACGGATGATTTCGACTTCTAGAATTAGTGTGTCGCCTGGGCGCACTTGGCGCTTAAAGCGGCACTTATCGATGCCTGTGAAGAAGGCAAGACGACCCTGGTTTTCTTCTTTTTTCAGCATGGCTACGGCGCCTACTTGGGCAAGAGCTTCTACGATCAACACGCCTGGCATGACGTTGTAGCTCGGGAAGTGGCCCTGGAAGAAAGGTTCGTTTGCGGTTACGTTCTTTTTCCCGACAGCGCGTTTACCTTCTTCTAGTTCTGTGATTTGATCAACTAGAAGGAATGGGTAGCGGTGCGGGATAATGTCTTTAATTTGTTCGATATCTAGCATAGATAGGGAGCCTCCTATTCGGTTTTCGTTACGATATCTATAATATGTTGCCACGTATCAAGTTTCAAGGCATCGGTTGGATTTCCGTCTCCAATCACGCCATATCCGATCATAACGCCACCAACGAGAGCGAGTGCACAGATGACCAGAACGACAATGATCCGTAACCAGATCGGAAAGACACGACGACGATAACGTTCAGGTTTCTTTTCTTTATCCTGCTTCTTAACTTTGTCGGTTTCTTTCGAGGCTTGGCTCTTTGTTTTCTCTTGATTCTGTTGTTCTTTCTGAATTTCTCGTCGTTCAGTGCGACTGGTTGGCTCTGATTGTTTCTTTTCTGGCATACCTACAGACTCCTTATCCATTCGTTTGGCGCTTCTGAGTGTTTAACGTAGCTGGTTGACTAGTCCCATCATCTGGTCGCCCATTGCGATCGAGCGACTGTTAAACTGATAAGCGCGTTGCATCATAAGCATATCTGTCATTTGTTTCGACATGTCGACGTTTGAGGTTTCTAGGGCACCTTGCTTCATATTGATGTTCTCAGGTGCTACCCCGCTGACAATGTCCTCCACGTTTAGGTTTCCTATTCCCTCACCAGGGATTCGAAACACATTTTGACCGGCTGCTTCAAGTAATCGAGGTCGCTCAGCGTTAACGATCTGAAGACGACCGACTTCATTTTGCAAGCCATTCTGTGTAAGGAAGATCGACCCGTCTTTTCGTATCGTCATTTGCTCGAACGTATCGCTAAAGACGATCGGCCCATCTTCACCAAGAACAGGGTTGCCATTTGATGTCACCATCATGACTTCATTAGCATTGACCGGAGTGAAGGAGAAAGAGCCGTCTCGTGTATAGCGGGTTTCTTCTTGTCCGTTTATGGTCGTTTGAATTTGAAATAGATGCTTTTCATCTTGAAGGGCCACATCTAACGCACGACCTGTTTCTTTAATCGATCCCTGTGACAGATCAATGTCCGTATGAGCCAGTTTAGCACCTGAACCCATGCGAAGTCCATCGGGGGTTAACCGATTTGGATTGTCCCCTTCTTCTTCGATGTTGTCGATTTGCTGGTAGAGAAGAGAAGCGAATTCAGAGTTCTTCGTTTTGTAACCGGGTGTTTCCATGTTGGCTAAGTTGTTCCCGACTAAATCAAGCTTTTGCTGAAGCTGCCCCATCGTGACGGCCGCTTGCATTGAAGATCGTAGCATGTAAAAGATCCCCCCTAGCGCACTCTGGCAATTTCATTAACTGCCTTGTCCATACTTTGGTCATAGGCTTTTAATACTTTCTGATTGGTTTCAAAAAGGCGGTAGGAATTCATCATATCAACCATCGTCTTTGAAGCATCCACATTAGAACGTTCAAGAGCATTTTGTTGAACTGAGAATGTTACATCCCCCGTTGTTCGTGCATTCTGAACAGCCTCGCCTTCTCCTCCATCAAAACGGAAGAGGTTCCCACCTTCTTTCACCATTTGGTTCACGTCATTCGTATATGTAAGACCGAGTGGAGTCGCTTGTCCACCCGCTTCTAAAATGCCATCACTTGTCACATTAAAGTCCATACCACCCGTTTGAATCCGGGCACCGTTTTGATCCAAAACGTAGTTCCCGGCGTGGGTAGTCAGGAAGCCTTGTCCATCAACGGTAAAATTCCCGTTTCTCGTATAGCGCTGTTCGCCGTTTTCATTTTGAACGGTAAAGAAAAGCGCTCCAGATTCATCGGGAATATTGCCGTTGATGAGTGCCATGTCAGAGAGGATTCCTGTTTCTCGAATATCGCCTTGAGCAAAATCAGGTATCTCTTCTTGAACATAAACGCCAGTGTTCATACCGCCGATATCCTTGTTAACAGGTAGCGTGAGACCGCCGGATTGCGTCGGGATTTCTTTGCCGCCCATTTTTTGCATTAAAAGTTCTGGGAAAGCGCGCATCGATGATTGATCGGCTTTGTACCCAGGTGTTGTGGAGTTGGCTAGATTATTAGAGAGCGCTTCTTGCTGACGCTGTTGAGCGAGCATACCAGAAGCTGCTGTATAGAATCCTCTTAACACGAGACTTGTCCTCCTTCAGGCTTAGACAATGTTGTTTTTCGGTAATTTATCGATGTTCTCAAGCATAATGCCTGTCCCTTTTGCCACACAGTTCATTGGTTCTTCTGCTACTAGGACTGGGACTTTGAGTTCTTCTGCTAACAGTTGGTCAAGGCCGTGTAATAAGGCACCGCCTCCTGTTAAGATCACACCGCGGTCAATAATGTCCGCTGAAAGTTCAGGTGGTGTGCGCTCTAGCACTTGCTTCGCTGATTGAACAATAACGGCCACTGATTCTTTCAGTGCTCCTTCAATCTCTTCGGAGTACACGGTAATCGTACGCGGCAGACCTGACACCATGTCACGCCCGCGAATGTCGATCTCTTCTTTACGTGATCCAGAGAAGACCGTAGCAATGTTCACTTTGATGTCTTCTGCTGTGCGCTCACCAATAAGAAGCTTGTAGTTCCGCTTGATGTATTGAAGGATTTCGTTATCGAATTTATCTCCGGCCATTTTAATAGATGAGGCGGTGACAATGTCGCCCATAGATAGAACTGCGATATCTGTGGTACCACCGCCGATATCTACTACCATGTTCCCGCTCGGCTGGAAGATGTCCATTCCAGCGCCAATTGCAGCGACTTTCGGCTCTTCTTCAAGAAGAACGCGTTTACCGCCGCTCTTTTCAGCTGCTTCTTTAATGGCTTTTTGCTCGACTTTCGTAATGTTTGTCGGGCAGCAAATCAGCATACGAGGCTTAGACAAGAATCCTCGAACGTTGATCTTATTGATAAAATGCTTTAGCATCGCTTCTGTTACGTCAAAATCTGCAATAACGCCATCTTTCAACGGGCGAATTGCTTCTATATTCCCAGGAGTACGTCCCACCATACGACGGGCTTCATCCCCTACTTCTAAGACTTTACCACTATTACGGTCCATCGCGACTACGGATGGTTCATTAAGTACAATACCTTTACCTTTTACGTGAATGAGTACGTTCGCTGTACCCAAGTCTATCCCTATATCTCTTGCAAACATGAGATATTGATCCTCCCTGCTCTTCTGATACTTCCGAAAACAGTTTTCTTCTAGTAATATATTTTATCACAAAATTCCACAATTTTAGTCATAATTAGAGAAAAAAGTTTCCAATACCAAAAGAATTAGGCCTTTGGGAGGACCATAGTCTTATCCAGCCGTATTTGCAGGCGCCTCCTGACTTGCTTTTGTTTTGTATTTCTTCTTCGTCGCTTCCCCGCCACGCAGGTGACGAATCGCTTTATGGTAATCTAAAATATCCTTCACCTCGTTGGCTAATTCGGGATTGATTTCCGGCAACCGCTCCGTCAAATCCTTGTGAACAGTACTCTTAGACACGCCAAATTCCTTGGCAATGACCCGGACGGTTTTCTTCGTCTCCACGATATATTTCCCGATCTTGATTGTTCGCTCTTTGATGTAATCGTGCACACCACTCGCCTCCTGATGATTGGATGTCAAAGGTGTGAAATGAGACAAGGCACTGGGCTATAAGTATATGTTTAGTATGCAGCTTCTAGGATGCAGGCTCTTCTATGTCCGGTAAGGTAAACCTCTAAAAACTCTCACCTCAAACCTTTCTATAACTCGGTTTGTAACAGAATATGTTTCACAAAAACCCTTTATGCTTAAAACATCACAACGGACAAGGACTTTAGCCACATTTCTTTCACAAACTGAGGCATTGCCCCTTTTATGCGGTGAAGGGACAGTGCGTGTCTGACACCCTTTAGTGATGTAAAGGGATGACGCGTGTCTAACACCCTGCACTTCTCTACCGTAGTGAAGGGTGTCTGGCACGCGTTCGTTCTCTAAAGCGTTACAGAGCATAAATAGACCCGGTCCGTGGCAGTGCCTGCCACGGACCGGGTGGTGTGTTTATTGAACGATCTCCATATTTAGGCGACTCATTGCTTGAAGCGGGAGCCTGGCAAAAAAATAATGACTGAGTTCATTTACAAATCTGAAATAAGATTCTAATAAGATTGATTTGTCTTCTTTAGCAAGACCCAGATAGTAAAGCTGAAATGGTGTTGGGTCTTGGATCTTTTCTAGAATGTCTAACGCTTGTTGTGTTTCTCCTCTTACAATGGCCAAGTGAGCTTTTTCTGTGGGATCGAGTGTAGTAATGCCCTCAGTTCTCCCGTGAACAGCTGATATAAAAGGGATATTATGGTTATCAAGAACGAATTGGAGGGAACGAATGTTATATTGCTCTGCAATCGCTTGCGCTTGGTTAATATGATAGAGCGTAGCCTCGTACCCTTCAAAGAGATATGTAAGGGCAAGGCTCGAATGGATTTTTGCGATTCTTTCAGGTGATAAGTCTTCATTCATAATATTAAATGCATATTTTCGAGCGATAATGAGTTCATTATTTCTCCAATGGTAACGGAATAATAGATATTTGTATCTTAACGTGAGGTACTCCTTCAAGATCGATGGTTCTAACTCGTCCAATTTTTCTTTGAAGCGGTCTATGTATACAGCAAACATACTAAATCGATTCGAGTCATAATAAAGAATGGACTGAATTAAGTCTACAAAGCATTCCTGTTCACCCGTAACTAAAACAATTTCTTGAAGATTATCAAATGTTTGACTAATATTTAGTTTTCCATTTTTGTAATGGTAGTAGATTTCATATAACTGTCCCCAGGAACGGTCCATGATATCTGTAGATCGCTTATTTTCTTCTATCATCCACAATAATTCTTTATCTAAATCATTCACAATCAAAAACTCCATACCGTGTTGGCGAGCTTCGGGAGTCTTTCTCTCTAAGCAAATCTCTTTAATCATGTGAAGAGCCTGGTCCTTCCCGTGTATTTTAGGAAGTGTATTCTTCAACATATAAAGAGAAATATTCTGTGTAGACAACTCTCGAATAATAGCTTTTGCACTCATGGATATCATCACCCCATAACCGGACTTTTTTAGAAACAAATTGTGACAGTCTCAAACAATGCCAAACTAAAATTACCAAAATTTCAGAATAATTGATACCCTTTCTACAAAACAAGAACTAAATCGACAAAACCTCCATATGCCGCACACCTTTAGGCTTTACAGCAATGAAGCGTGTCAGACACCCTTTAGTTCTTCACCGCACTAGCGGGTGTCTGGCACGCTTTAACTCTCCACCGCACTAGCGGGTGTCTGACACGCTTTAGTACGGGAACGTGAAAAAACCACCCATAGGGTGGTTTTTTCTGTTCTTTATGCGTTTGTCATCGAGATCGATGATTCTTCTTCATCTTCGTTTGGTTGTTCTGTTTCAGGTTGTTTGTCTTCGTCTGCATCAGTGGATTCGCCATCCTCTACATCTTCAGATCCATCTTCAGTTTGACCTTGGTCTTCGCCTTGGTTTAGGTCCTGGTCCTGGCCTTCGCCTTCGCCTTCAACTTCAGCACCTTCTTCTTTGTCCGCTTCAGCATTAGCATCTGTTTGATCCTTAAGTTTGCTTAGTGGTTGGAAGAAGTAATCTTCTGGATTTAGAGCTTGGTCGCCGTTACGTACTTCAAAGTGTACGTGGAGGCCACTAGCTTGTCCAGCTAGACTGCGTCCGGATGTTCCGATTACGTCGTCTTGATTAACCTTGGCACCGACTTCTACAAGGACGTCACCTAAGCTCATGTAACGAGTCTTGATGTCGTCTTCATGTGTGATCTCGATGTATTTGCCATATAGCGCATCTTCTTTTACTTCCGTGACGGTTCCTGTTGCAGAAGCTACCACATCAAAAGATTCGCCATCTTCTCGTGCAATGTCAATTCCATTACTTTGGTAAAATTTGTTGTTGAATTGAATGATGGCCTGTTCTTTCTCTTCGCTGCTGCTGTCATGATCGTAGAACTT
The nucleotide sequence above comes from Pontibacillus chungwhensis. Encoded proteins:
- a CDS encoding efflux RND transporter periplasmic adaptor subunit, whose translation is MNKKVLAGAMLTLSLVLGACSDDSTEGTQSEVEQVTPVEVAQVSKGDLVVEREVFGRAMPSKNAPILPKSTGELVEVNVSKGDTVQKGDVIGRVSASNVNDQIEVQKISVQSAQKQLEAARSQRDAAEESLRDAREQLNDAKEQEDKLMGPAKENAKQAVSQAERAVDQAEAQYDSAQISVEQAQLQVDQAQAQLDSTRGQLSNAAIVATISGEVTSVNGEVGDMVSGQQPFATIVALNPITLQVSVTADELSLFKKDQEIPAFMSSLDEDVTSKVTYISSITNDSGLYPVEATVTNADAKIKPGMMATLQLPEMTVADKILVPTSAVVEENEETYVYIIEEERAVKTAVEVVRAQSDLTAITGDVTEGDQVVTKGQLTLSDDNKIRIMKEVD
- a CDS encoding TetR/AcrR family transcriptional regulator, with the protein product MNEKKQRIIETGMKLFATKGFHSTSIQEIADQSGVSKGAFYLHFSSKEDLTLNIHQYYYNDLVERVEEVRKQALPPKESLARQIQVYIEAFQNNKEFIIMHMRDNVDIKSEANSFMMEMRKQNFRWSNENLLNIYGEALTPKIVDASILLEGMMESYFKWLVIDQLPLDAKRLADFIVRRLDDAITGLMKESDDPLITKEQVESISMGLDLPEEDESILGQLESMKEKIKTLSLHKNRIEELTHALEIIENEVKKEKPETVMIQGMLAHFKDLPEMEQDCQDIADRMNISLL
- a CDS encoding competence protein ComK, translating into MGEEVREAYIINPDTMAVFSNLHPTNVSKILEPNRVIYCRKTPKQIITESCLMGGSTLIGRQMAMEKILQTKSKLPVPVNPSEGTFMFPTMSPRNMYCGWISFYHVKEYEENKGDQGSKVMFSDESIIDITTSGYSIKRQMQLTGLAIATFSRSLYMKS
- a CDS encoding putative motility protein; its protein translation is MGEMHPATGTYDVKRQANLSLMDKALTRMQTKGNEDVKMIEDSLKEPEHPTLGAVIDTKA
- the fabZ gene encoding 3-hydroxyacyl-ACP dehydratase FabZ, with product MLDIEQIKDIIPHRYPFLLVDQITELEEGKRAVGKKNVTANEPFFQGHFPSYNVMPGVLIVEALAQVGAVAMLKKEENQGRLAFFTGIDKCRFKRQVRPGDTLILEVEIIRAKASIGKGKATAKTAEGETVCEAEIMFALGDKED
- a CDS encoding DNA-directed RNA polymerase subunit beta translates to MPEKKQSEPTSRTERREIQKEQQNQEKTKSQASKETDKVKKQDKEKKPERYRRRVFPIWLRIIVVLVICALALVGGVMIGYGVIGDGNPTDALKLDTWQHIIDIVTKTE
- a CDS encoding flagellar hook-basal body protein, whose amino-acid sequence is MLRSSMQAAVTMGQLQQKLDLVGNNLANMETPGYKTKNSEFASLLYQQIDNIEEEGDNPNRLTPDGLRMGSGAKLAHTDIDLSQGSIKETGRALDVALQDEKHLFQIQTTINGQEETRYTRDGSFSFTPVNANEVMMVTSNGNPVLGEDGPIVFSDTFEQMTIRKDGSIFLTQNGLQNEVGRLQIVNAERPRLLEAAGQNVFRIPGEGIGNLNVEDIVSGVAPENINMKQGALETSNVDMSKQMTDMLMMQRAYQFNSRSIAMGDQMMGLVNQLR
- a CDS encoding flagellar hook-basal body protein, with amino-acid sequence MLRGFYTAASGMLAQQRQQEALSNNLANSTTPGYKADQSSMRAFPELLMQKMGGKEIPTQSGGLTLPVNKDIGGMNTGVYVQEEIPDFAQGDIRETGILSDMALINGNIPDESGALFFTVQNENGEQRYTRNGNFTVDGQGFLTTHAGNYVLDQNGARIQTGGMDFNVTSDGILEAGGQATPLGLTYTNDVNQMVKEGGNLFRFDGGEGEAVQNARTTGDVTFSVQQNALERSNVDASKTMVDMMNSYRLFETNQKVLKAYDQSMDKAVNEIARVR
- a CDS encoding rod shape-determining protein translates to MFARDIGIDLGTANVLIHVKGKGIVLNEPSVVAMDRNSGKVLEVGDEARRMVGRTPGNIEAIRPLKDGVIADFDVTEAMLKHFINKINVRGFLSKPRMLICCPTNITKVEQKAIKEAAEKSGGKRVLLEEEPKVAAIGAGMDIFQPSGNMVVDIGGGTTDIAVLSMGDIVTASSIKMAGDKFDNEILQYIKRNYKLLIGERTAEDIKVNIATVFSGSRKEEIDIRGRDMVSGLPRTITVYSEEIEGALKESVAVIVQSAKQVLERTPPELSADIIDRGVILTGGGALLHGLDQLLAEELKVPVLVAEEPMNCVAKGTGIMLENIDKLPKNNIV
- the spoIIID gene encoding sporulation transcriptional regulator SpoIIID — its product is MHDYIKERTIKIGKYIVETKKTVRVIAKEFGVSKSTVHKDLTERLPEINPELANEVKDILDYHKAIRHLRGGEATKKKYKTKASQEAPANTAG
- a CDS encoding AimR family lysis-lysogeny pheromone receptor, translating into MSAKAIIRELSTQNISLYMLKNTLPKIHGKDQALHMIKEICLERKTPEARQHGMEFLIVNDLDKELLWMIEENKRSTDIMDRSWGQLYEIYYHYKNGKLNISQTFDNLQEIVLVTGEQECFVDLIQSILYYDSNRFSMFAVYIDRFKEKLDELEPSILKEYLTLRYKYLLFRYHWRNNELIIARKYAFNIMNEDLSPERIAKIHSSLALTYLFEGYEATLYHINQAQAIAEQYNIRSLQFVLDNHNIPFISAVHGRTEGITTLDPTEKAHLAIVRGETQQALDILEKIQDPTPFQLYYLGLAKEDKSILLESYFRFVNELSHYFFARLPLQAMSRLNMEIVQ
- a CDS encoding M23 family metallopeptidase → MREEENKSVSKNNWKRVFRKKWFFPSVYLVAAALILTGVLVFQSMNQNVDNVQPEEGQQEGGIEYSYEDDQSVPVMDLNENLNMPVLNQDQAVIKTKFYDHDSSSEEKEQAIIQFNNKFYQSNGIDIAREDGESFDVVASATGTVTEVKEDALYGKYIEITHEDDIKTRYMSLGDVLVEVGAKVNQDDVIGTSGRSLAGQASGLHVHFEVRNGDQALNPEDYFFQPLSKLKDQTDANAEADKEEGAEVEGEGEGQDQDLNQGEDQGQTEDGSEDVEDGESTDADEDKQPETEQPNEDEEESSISMTNA